One Salminus brasiliensis chromosome 5, fSalBra1.hap2, whole genome shotgun sequence DNA segment encodes these proteins:
- the LOC140555783 gene encoding ATP-dependent translocase ABCB1-like: MCVVFGQMTDSFVVSGQQFNLTGNNAGNLGYNLTLTSSDCVTIPGFDIEHNMTQHAYYFVGLGAAVLLLGTFQVTLFLLTATRQTKRIREKYFHAVLHQQMAWFDTHPIGELNTRLTDDINTINDGLGDKICIFVQFFCTFIAGFVIGFIYGWKLTLVIMSVSPLLAASAAVWSKILATLTSKELSAYAKAGAVAEEVLVAIRTVVAFNGQKKAVEKYEKNLINAKNFGVKKAVTTNASMGLTQFLIFGAYALAFWYGTKLSVDEPENYSIGKTITVFFSVMIGAFSLGQGAPNLESVAKARGAAYIIYNTIDMPRPIDSSSKEGYKPDSVRGDIEFRNIHFSYPSRKDVKILQGTSLKVPHGKTIALVGASGCGKSTTIQLLQRFYDPDAGEVTLDGRDIRTLNVRWLRENMGIVNQEPVLFGTTIAENIRYGREDATDEDIERAVREANAYEFISKLPDRLNTMVGERGAQLSGGQKQRIAIARALVKNPKILLLDEATSALDTQSESIVQAALDKARAGRTTIVIAHRLSTIRTADVIAGFKDGQVVEQGTHRELMSKKGVYYSLVMQQTSGRSADDEAEDEYREDVSDGEILEESSDADNSNDLTVVTAANGVSARSSLRRSISLRSRRSRNSTKAQSKRHKKDQKEEEKAPDVPFGRILALNKPEWPYLLVGTLASFVGGAVYPCVAILFAKIIGVFAEPDPEVKRQKALMFSLLFLLVGAVAFLTYFFQGYMFGKSGEILTMRLRSQAFKAILRQEISWFDDHNNAVGVLTTKLATDASLVKGAAGSRLGLATNTICALIIAMVIAFIHSWQLTLLILSCTPILTGANFIQMRAMSGHASKDQSALEMSGKISTETVENFKTVVALTKEDVFFRKFNDSLSKPYRSALCKAPIYGTTFALAQAIPYFVNAAVFRFGSWLIAHCYTEYENVFLVFSVIVFAAMNIGQSSSFAPDFAKAKAAAGRILALLEKTPEIDVYSEAGDKPMNFRGDIEFRDVHFFYPTRPNIKILQGLNVSVTQGQTLALVGSSGCGKSTSIQLLERFYNPAGGQVFADGTDTRRLNLAWLRSQLGLVSQEPILFDCTIAENIQYGDNSRVVSQEEVVEAAISANIHNFIIDLPEKYNTRVGDKGTQLSGGQKQRIAIARALVCKPKVLLLDEATSALDTESEKIVQKALDDARQGRTCIVIAHRLTTIQNADIIAVIQNGQVAEQGTHSELMAKQGPYYALVNAQVSH; this comes from the exons ATGTGTGTGGTGTTTGGGCAGATGACTGACAGCTTTGTGGTCAGTGGACAACAGTTCAATTTAACAG GGAATAACGCAGGAAACCTCGGCTACAACCTCACCTTGACGTCTTCGGACTGTGTGACCATTCCTGGATTTGATATCGAACATAATATGACACA GCATGCCTACTACTTTGTTGGGCTAGGAGCTGCGGTGTTGCTCCTTGGAACATTTCAGGTTACGCTTTTCTTGCTGACAGCCACCAGGCAGACCAAACGGATCCGAGAGAAGTACTTCCACGCCGTCCTCCACCAACAGATGGCGTGGTTCGATACACACCCCATTGGAGAACTCAACACCCGGCTCACGGA TGACATAAACACAATCAACGATGGTCTGGGAGACAAGATCTGTATATTCGTCCAGTTCTTCTGCACATTTATCGCTGGTTTTGTCATCGGATTTATCTACGGCTGGAAGCTAACGCTGGTCATCATGTCAGTCAGTCCTCTGCTGGCAGCTTCAGCTGCAGTGTGGTCTAAA ATTCTTGCCACTCTCACCAGTAAGGAGCTGTCAGCCTATGCCAAAGCTGGAGCAGTGGCTGAGGAGGTACTTGTGGCCATCAGGACCGTTGTGGCCTTTAATGGTCAGAAGAAAGCTGTGGAAAA GTATGAGAAGAATTTGATAAATGCAAAGAACTTTGGGGTGAAGAAAGCTGTCACCACAAATGCATCTATGGGTCTGACACAGTTCCTCATATTTGGTGCGTACGCTCTGGCGTTTTGGTACGGCACAAAGCTCTCTGTGGATGAACCGGAGAACTACTCCATTGGAAAAACTATTACT GTCTTCTTCTCAGTGATGATCGGAGCATTCTCTTTGGGCCAGGGGGCTCCCAATCTGGAGAGTGTCGCTAAGGCTCGCGGTGCTGCATACATAATTTACAATACCATCGACATG cCTCGTCCCATTGACAGCAGTTCAAAGGAGGGCTACAAACCAGACAGTGTGAGAGGCGACATTGAGTTCAGGAACATCCATTTCAGCTACCCTTCCAGAAAGGATGTGAAG ATCCTTCAGGGGACGAGCCTGAAAGTGCCCCACGGGAAGACGATCGCTCTGGTAGGGGCCAGCGGCTGTGGGAAGAGCACCACCATTCAGCTGCTGCAAAGGTTTTATGACCCAGATGCAGGAGAG GTGACCCTGGACGGTCGAGACATCCGCACTCTGAATGTGCGATGGCTGAGGGAGAACATGGGGATTGTGAACCAGGAGCCTGTGCTCTTTGGTACCACAATTGCTGAGAACATCCGGTATGGTCGTGAGGATGCCACTGATGAGGACATCGAAAGGGCCGTGAGAGAGGCCAATGCCTACGAGTTCATCTCCAAGCTACCCGAT AGGCTGAACACCATGGTGGGAGAACGGGGGGCTCAGCTGAGCGGTGGGCAGAAGCAGAGGATCGCCATCGCTCGTGCTCTGGTCAAGAACCCCAAAATTCTCTTGCTGGATGAAGCcacatcagctctggacacacaAAGTGAATCCATTGTGCAGGCTGCCTTAGATAAG GCAAGAGCCGGTCGCACCACCATTGTGATCGCTCACCGGCTGTCCACCATCCGCACTGCTGACGTGATTGCTGGCTTCAAGGATGGCCAAGTGGTGGAGCAGGGAACTCACAGGGAACTCATGAGCAAGAAAGGGGTCTACTACTCTCTCGTCATGCAGCAG ACGTCTGGGAGATCAGCTGACGATGAAGCTGAAGATGAATATCGAGAAGATGTTTCTGATGGAGAGATCCTTGAGGAATCGTCTGACGCAGACAATTCCAACGATCTGACTGTTGTGACCGCAGCAAATGGTGTCAGTGCCAGAAGCTCATTAAGACGCAGCATTTCTCTTCGGAGTAGACGTTCAAGAAACTCAACGAAGGCCCAATCAAAAAGGCACAAAAAGGACCAGAAG GAGGAAGAAAAAGCTCCAGACGTTCCTTTCGGCAGGATCCTGGCTTTGAACAAGCCTGAGTGGCCCTACCTGCTGGTGGGCACGCTGGCCAGCTTTGTGGGAGGAGCTGTCTACCCCTGTGTGGCCATCCTCTTTGCCAAAATCATCGGT GTGTTTGCTGAACCCGACCCTGAAGTGAAGCGACAGAAGGCTCTGATGTTCTCTCTTCTGTTCCTCCTTGTTGGAGCTGTGGCGTTTCTCACATACTTCTTtcag GGCTACATGTTTGGGAAGTCTGGAGAGATTTTGACCATGAGACTGAGGAGTCAGGCTTTCAAGGCCATTCTGAGACAG GAGATCAGCTGGTTTGATGACCACAACAATGCAGTAGGAGTCCTGACCACTAAACTAGCAACAGATGCATCACTAGTGAAGGGG GCAGCAGGATCTAGACTGGGGTTGGCCACCAACACTATCTGCGCCCTAATCATTGCCATGGTCATAGCCTTCATCCATAGCTGGCAGCTCACTCTTCTTATCCTTTCTTGTACACCCATTCTCACGGGGGCCAATTTCATCCAGATGAGAGCCATGTCAGGCCATGCCTCCAAAGACCAGAGTGCCCTGGAGATGTCAGGCAAG ATATCCACAGAAACTGTTGAGAACTTCAAGACTGTGGTGGCGCTTACAAAAGAAGATGTCTTCTTCCGCAAGTTCAACGACAGCCTCAGTAAACCATACCG GTCCGCCTTGTGTAAAGCACCTATCTATGGGACCACCTTCGCCCTTGCTCAAGCAATCCCCTACTTCGTCAATGCCGCAGTCTTCCGCTTTGGATCCTGGCTGATTGCACACTGCTACACTGAATACGAGAATGTTTTCCT GGTGTTTTCTGTGATTGTCTTCGCTGCCATGAACATCGGCCAGTCCTCATCATTCGCCCCAGACTTTGCCAAAGCCAAAGCAGCAGCTGGGAGGATCTTGGCCTTGCTTGAGAAAACCCCGGAAATTGATGTCTACAGTGAAGCAGGAGATAAACCG ATGAACTTCAGGGGAGATATAGAATTCCGTGATGTGCACTTCTTCTATCCGACACGGCCGAACATTAAGATTCTGCAGGGCCTAAATGTGTCAGTGACACAAGGTCAGACACTGGCCCTGGTTGGAAGCAGTGGTTGTGGGAAGAGCACCTCCATCCAGCTGCTGGAACGCTTCTACAACCCTGCTGGTGGGCAAGTG TTTGCCGATGGGACGGACACTCGGAGGCTGAACCTAGCCTGGCTGCGCTCTCAGCTGGGCCTGGTCTCTCAGGAGCCCATCCTGTTTGACTGCACCATCGCTGAGAACATCCAGTATGGAGACAACAGCCGTGTGGTCAGCCAGGAAGAGGTGGTGGAAGCTGCTATAAGCGCCAACATCCATAACTTCATTATTGACCTGCCAGAG AAATACAACACACGTGTGGGGGATAAAGGCACTCAGTTGTCCGGAGGGCAGAAACAAAGGATAGCCATCGCACGAGCCCTGGTCTGCAAACCCAAAGTGCTGCTGCTGGATGAAGCCACGTCAGCCCTGGACACGGAGAGTGAGAAG ATTGTGCAGAAAGCTCTGGACGATGCTCGACAGGGACGAACCTGCATCGTCATCGCCCACCGCTTGACCACCATCCAGAACGCTGACATCATCGCGGTCATTCAGAACGGCCAGGTGGCCGAGCAGGGCACACACAGCGAGCTAATGGCCAAACAAGGGCCGTACTACGCTCTGGTGAACGCACAAGTGTCTCACTAA